Genomic segment of Nostoc sp. TCL240-02:
GTTAAATTAGACACCTACAGTAAAAAAACTCTAGAAACCGGACAAAAACTGATTCCCAACGATCCATTGCGTGGGAATTTATACACTGCTGTTGGTCATTTTTTAGAAGGAGCAGTAATTATCACCCGTCAAGGTACTGTCAATGGTGTGCCACAAGCTTTTAGTCGGCTACGGCAAGTTTATGAATATTTAGATAAAGCCGAAGCAATTTCTGCCAACGATCCAGAACTGAATTTAATCAAGGGTTATATGGATTTATTGTTGGCGGTTAATTTGCCTTTTGCTAGTCCCGATCAGTCAATTGGACGCTTAGAAAAAAATGCTGCTCCTGGGTATCTCGTTGATCGGGGTATTGCTCTTGCTTACCGAGATTTAAAACGGTATCCGCAGGCACTAGAGTATGTCAATCGAGCGATCAAAACCACATCCGATAATCCAGAAATTTATTATCTCAAAGCCCAAATACTGAAAGAACTGGGGCAAAAAGAAAAAAGCCAGCAGATGATTAGGGAAGCGATCGCTAATTTTGACAAAGCGCTGACTAAAAAATCCCAACTCCCAGGCGATTTAGTCAAACAAATTGAACGTGAACGCAAAAATGCTGCTAGCCTAAGTGATGCTGGGTAATTGGGCATTGGGAATTGGAAATTGGGAATTGGAAATTGGGCATTGACAAAGAGGCAGAGGGAAAAACTAATCTCCCATTCCCCATTCCCTACTTTGATATGCTTATTTCCAGAAGAGTAGTAGAGATATTAGACCAAAATGGAGATTCAGTTCCGCGAGATTAATCCTTTTGATATGTGGATTTGGCTGAAATTCAGTACAAATCCTTCTGCACGTGAAAAACAGTATGTAGAAGAAGTTTTCAATTCCTGGTTTTATCTGGGTAAATTGGGCGCATTTAACGCAGAGAATCTTCAGGTGCAGGACACTGGACTCGATATCAGCTACATGAATTATGATGAGCAAGGATATGACAAAAGCTTGCTAGCACTGATGCACAACATTGGTGAGTTTGAATATGAGGGACAGTGGGGGCGTTGTTGGTTTGACTTAGGAACCAGTGATGCGATCGCTCTCGATATTCTAATCAACGCGCTGACACAGCTAAGTCAGGAATATGTGACCATTGAACAATTATACATCGGTGGCGAAAATCCAGATTGGCCTATTGAGGATAGCGAAAGTCGTCCTCAGTCTATTTACGATAATTAGTTATAAAAATGAATAAAGCAGGCGAAATTCGGGTAATAGCCTTGGGGCTAATTCGAGATGGCGAACGCATATTTGTTTCTGAAGGCTATGATCCCGTAAAGCAAGAAACATTTTATCGGGCTTTAGGCGGTGGTGTTGATTTTGGCGAAACCAGCCACGCCGCCTTAAAACGAGAGTTTCAAGAGGAAATTCAGGCAGAGTTAACGAGTATTAAATATCTAGGTTGTATAGAGAACCTATTTACATTTAATGGTAGGCAAGGTCATGAAATCATTCAGCTTTATCAATGTGACTTTGTTGATTCAAAATTTTATCAACTGGAAAGTCTAATTTTTTCAGAATCACAACATCATAAACATAAAGCATTATGGATAGATATCTCTCGCTTCAAATCTGATGAATTACGATTAGTACCTAAAGTATTTTTTGAATATCTGTAAATTTAAACTGCACGGTTAGCACTCATATTTTGATCCAAATTGGGTATGCGATCGCACTGTGTCGATTAAGAATTTTGGTTATGAGTTGGAAAAAAATTAAGATCGCGGAGATTCAAGGTATTGAAAAAGTAGTTGCTGAATTTTACGTAAGAAGTATCACATACATACCAAACTGCCAGTTTAGGGTAAAAATCACTGAGGATATTAATGGTAAGTATTCAGCACGTGTAAATGTTGCTATTAGAAACTCTAGAGATCGTTCACCTGAATGGGTTGGAGGAACAGGAGATTCAATTGATGAAGCGCTAGAAAATTCAATCCAAGAACTTGTCAACTCTATCAAATCCTCTGGGAAAAACATTAACCTTCTTCAGGAAGAAGATTTTGAGTGGTCTGATCCTGAAGACTTCTAGCATAATCTACTGTCATAGGCTTCGCGATCGCTCTCAATAGCAGAACTAGTATTTGAGACAGTTCTACAATAAAAGCAAAGACGTTGAGGTTGAACTAACCTAATGGGTGTACCTGAAACAAACCCAAAGATACCAATGCTTTCACCAAGCCTTTACGAAACCGATTTTTACGCTTGGACGCAGGAACAAGTTACTTTACTTCGCAATGAGCAGTGGAGTCAGATTGATCTGCAAAATCTGATTGAGGAGATTCAATCTTTGGGTAAACAGCAACGTCAAGAACTACGAAACCGTCTGAGTGTGTTGATTGGACATTTACTAAAGTGGGAGTACCAGTCCCAACGCTGTAGCCGTAGCTGGTTAGCAACACTTCGTATTCAACGCTTAGATATTGCTGAACTGCTTGAAGACAATCCTAGCCTAAAGCCTTACCTTGAAGAAGCACTTCGCAAAGCCTACCTTAAAGGTGTCGAATTAGCTGTTGGAGAAACAGATTTGCCCAAGCGCACTTTTTCGGTAGAGTGTCCTTACAGTTTGTCAGAGATTGTGGACTATGATTTTTACCCCGGTGAACCAAGCAAGTTAGTGGACGAATTAGAGCAGTAATTTGAAATTAAAGTAAATCTTCTTCAGATAGCTGGGCTATTTTCATCAAGGCTTTCAAGGTTCCAACTTTCAAATCTTGATTGCGGTGAACAGGAATTGACAGGATTTGTACTTCAGGGTTTTCATAAATATGATGACTGCCAGTAATTCTTTGCAAAACCCAACCTTTTTGCTCCACAAGCCTACAAAGTTGCTTGCCAGAAACCGATTTCATACAGCAATTTCGACAACTTGATCTGTTGACTCAATTGCATTACGACTGTTGGCAACTTCAAGCCAACCTTCAATAGCATCTTTTAAATTAGCCATCACCTCTTCTTTGGTGTCTCCTTCGGTAATACAACCGGGAAGCGCGGGAACCTCTGCCCAATAGCCGCCTTCTTCTGCTGGATGAATAATTGCTCTAATTTTCATAAACCTGTTGAGTTAGTTTGTGAGAATATGCTAATTACCATATTTGTTGGCTCTTACCTTCGATAGTTTTTTTCATCAACTATTTCTAACCGAGTTCCAAACTTGTCACACCAAATACACGATTAATAGGTAAGCTAGGCATTCCTTTGGTATACATCCGAGCAGTTTGAAAGATTGGCTGTAACCCATAATGTTGAACTAAAGCAATCGCTTGTAAGTTGACATCTGGCACATCAATAAAGACTGGAACATCAGGATTTTGTGCAAGCAAGGCGAGAAATAGGGCTTCAGCAATTTTCTCATCATTGGCAAATAACGGCCCAATTCTTAAACCTGTATAAGCAGGGCGGATAACTCCATAACCAGTAAGATACCCATCTTTGAGAACCCCTAATGCAGCACTTCCTGGTTGCTCAATCCAATATTGCAGAAACAGCGATCGCTGAGAGGGAAAAAGTTGGCAATCGTAAGCCAGTAATTTCTCAAAAGGTACTGTTCTTAGTTCAACGATACCAGGAGGCACAACACCGCCGCCAACTCCTTCATAACGAATATGGTTGTAAGCAATTTGGAAACCAGACTTTTTGTAATTATCTTGTTGAGCTATTACGCCATCTAAACCGATGTTACGGTCAGTAGATAAATAAGCCATTGCCTGATTCCAAATTTTCATCCCCAATCCCAGCCCACGAAACTGCGGCTTTACAATGTAAAAACCAAGAAAGCCAAAATAGCGATCGTA
This window contains:
- a CDS encoding DUF29 domain-containing protein; protein product: MGVPETNPKIPMLSPSLYETDFYAWTQEQVTLLRNEQWSQIDLQNLIEEIQSLGKQQRQELRNRLSVLIGHLLKWEYQSQRCSRSWLATLRIQRLDIAELLEDNPSLKPYLEEALRKAYLKGVELAVGETDLPKRTFSVECPYSLSEIVDYDFYPGEPSKLVDELEQ
- a CDS encoding GNAT family N-acetyltransferase; this encodes MTIDNFILRPMNRSEVDLAISWAAAEGWNPGRYDAESFYQTDDRGFFLGELNGEPVGCISAVAYDRYFGFLGFYIVKPQFRGLGLGMKIWNQAMAYLSTDRNIGLDGVIAQQDNYKKSGFQIAYNHIRYEGVGGGVVPPGIVELRTVPFEKLLAYDCQLFPSQRSLFLQYWIEQPGSAALGVLKDGYLTGYGVIRPAYTGLRIGPLFANDEKIAEALFLALLAQNPDVPVFIDVPDVNLQAIALVQHYGLQPIFQTARMYTKGMPSLPINRVFGVTSLELG
- a CDS encoding DUF3531 family protein; this translates as MEIQFREINPFDMWIWLKFSTNPSAREKQYVEEVFNSWFYLGKLGAFNAENLQVQDTGLDISYMNYDEQGYDKSLLALMHNIGEFEYEGQWGRCWFDLGTSDAIALDILINALTQLSQEYVTIEQLYIGGENPDWPIEDSESRPQSIYDN
- a CDS encoding NUDIX hydrolase, yielding MNKAGEIRVIALGLIRDGERIFVSEGYDPVKQETFYRALGGGVDFGETSHAALKREFQEEIQAELTSIKYLGCIENLFTFNGRQGHEIIQLYQCDFVDSKFYQLESLIFSESQHHKHKALWIDISRFKSDELRLVPKVFFEYL
- a CDS encoding type II toxin-antitoxin system HicA family toxin — encoded protein: MKSVSGKQLCRLVEQKGWVLQRITGSHHIYENPEVQILSIPVHRNQDLKVGTLKALMKIAQLSEEDLL
- a CDS encoding Sll0314/Alr1548 family TPR repeat-containing protein, which codes for MNKRFSSPLLVVPTRLTILAQTAFGAAFAFGVAPWAIALNLWINPSLAGDPFRNSEPHQIGDQTEAAFKAMFQQGNYPAAERYLEQAISKEPNEPLAYAMKASLAYGNQDWVKLDTYSKKTLETGQKLIPNDPLRGNLYTAVGHFLEGAVIITRQGTVNGVPQAFSRLRQVYEYLDKAEAISANDPELNLIKGYMDLLLAVNLPFASPDQSIGRLEKNAAPGYLVDRGIALAYRDLKRYPQALEYVNRAIKTTSDNPEIYYLKAQILKELGQKEKSQQMIREAIANFDKALTKKSQLPGDLVKQIERERKNAASLSDAG
- a CDS encoding type II toxin-antitoxin system HicB family antitoxin — protein: MKIRAIIHPAEEGGYWAEVPALPGCITEGDTKEEVMANLKDAIEGWLEVANSRNAIESTDQVVEIAV